A genome region from Melospiza melodia melodia isolate bMelMel2 chromosome 28, bMelMel2.pri, whole genome shotgun sequence includes the following:
- the MAGI3 gene encoding membrane-associated guanylate kinase, WW and PDZ domain-containing protein 3 isoform X3, protein MQRMESSLPEEEEEEEKEAVNGSGGIENKEKHSDSPDWMKPVPSYNQTSSNMDFRNYLSRDETLEPLPKNWEMAYTDTGMIYFIDHNTKTTTWLDPRLCKKAKAPEDCEDGELPYGWEKIEDPQYGTYYVDHINQKTQFENPVLEAKRKKQLGQTDAGPSKSGPGRSLFTRDPSQLTGALIRTSLKKSTMGFGFTIIGGDRPDEFLQVKNVLQDGPAAQDGRIAPGDVIVDINGSCVLGHTHADVVQMFQLIPINQYVNMTLCRGYPLPDDNEDPVVDIVTATPVINGPPVTKGDASMSSQDLVAAAVVLDQNGQVLVNGRLNGPSMDSAEQRISFASSGGSQPELVTIPLIKGPKGFGFAIADSPTGQKVKMILDSQWCQGLQKGDVIKEICHQNVQSLTHLQVVEVLKQFPVGAEVPLLILRGGPPSPTKAAKGKDRQDSSGSLEAVSDTIPQPMPFPPSAVRPGSPKLDPSEVYLKSKTIYEDKPPNTRDLDVFLRKQESGFGFRVLGGDGPDQPIYIGAIIPLGAAEKDGRLRAADELMCIDGVPVKGKSHKQVLDLMTSAARNGQVLLTVRRKIIFSGEKQAEEEEPQPVLTQNGSPRLNRVDFANQPCPEVYDVRLQRKENEGFGFVILTSKTKPPPGVIPHKIGRVIEGSPADQCGKLKVGDRISAVNSQSIVELSHDSIVQLIKDAGNVVTLTVVAEEEQRGPPSGTNSARQSPAPQHRPLGLAPINPDRGATEGEAGKEVSNSYRLSWPEHKHMAQLDAASGVGSRHSQNAGCFPVELERGPRGFGFSLRGGKEYNMGLFILRLAEDGPAVKDGRVHVGDQIVEINGEPTQGITHTRAIELIQAGGNKVLLLLRPGTGLIPDHSDWDSYNPASSNVIYEEQSPLLSSSSHSAFPSEMCYLAVPGEASTGVQLSEELEQAELTVPDKISTLTENLCERKPQSSPQRTKNRWECPSSPGFGIIQRSSEARTRRGRSASPAKSGVAEGYPHMGFHSPGKGDPEKNNLSCKSDSSRSESKTTGKGMKNSDKKESSHGNRGRSASPQRHHGKPGSTETVGRIQTSCSVEQLKGGNGKPEVTRKEMKQKTPGKTEGCSADQHYPLFGGNNLPFRDSRRNASEDDLLTKSSSGDTSSSRFKTSSLSNIPLLSMEKQRRVETQEALMLNRHHGERHMELPNETKDGTSQPKKNSPVRKIVITPGPWRVPSGSKGTPAAGVPGKRV, encoded by the exons AGATTCTCCTGACTGGATGAAACCTGTTCCCAGCTACAACCAGACAAGCAGCAACATGGACTTCAGAAATTATTTGTCAAGGGATGAGACCCTGGAACCACTACCCAAGAACTGGGAAATGGCCTACACGGATACTGGCATGATCTACTTCATTGA TCACAACACCAAGACAACGACATGGCTTGATCCCCGACTCTGTAAGAAGGCCAAAGCTCCTGAAGATTGTGAAGACGGAG AACTTCCTTATGGATGGGAGAAAATAGAAGACCCTCAATATGGGACATACTACGTTGA TCATATTAACCAGAAAACTCAGTTTGAAAACCCAGTATTGGAAGCCAAAAGGAAAAAACAGCTAGGACAGACTGATGCTGGCCCTTCCAAATCAG GACCAGGAAGGTCTCTCTTCACTCGAGATCCATCCCAGCTTACTGGAGCACTCATAAGAACATCCCTGAAAAAAAGTACTATGGGATTTGGCTTCACAATCATCGGAGGGGACAGGCCTGACGAGTTTCTTCAGGTGAAGAATGTGTTACAAGATGGACCCGCTGCGCAAGATGGAAGAATTGCTCCAG GTGATGTCATTGTGGACATAAATGGAAGCTGTGTCCTTGGCCATACCCATGCAGATGTTGTCCAGATGTTTCAGCTCATTCCCATCAATCAGTATGTGAACATGACTTTGTGTCGTGGGTACCCTCTTCCTGATGACAATGAAGACCCTGTGGTGGATATAGTGACAGCCACGCCTGTCATTAATGGTCCGCCGGTGACCAAGGGAGATGCTTCCATGTCCAGCCAAGATTTAGTAGCGGCAGCAGTTGTGTTGGACCAGAATGGGCAAGTGTTGGTCAATGGTCGCCTGAACGGCCCTTCTATGGATTCAGCAGAGCAAAGGATCTCCTTTGCCTCCTCAGGAGGCTCTCAGCCAGAGCTGGTCACCATCCCTCTGATCAAAGGGCCTAAAGGCTTTGGGTTTGCCATTGCAGACAGTCCCACAGGCCAGAAGGTGAAGATGATTTTGGACAGCCAGTGGTGCCAAGGCCTACAGAAAGGGGATGTCATCAAGGAGATTTGCCATCAGAATGTGCAGAGCTTGACCCACTTGCAGGTGGTGGAGGTGCTCAAGCAGTTTCCAGTCGGAGCAGAGGTGCCCCTGCTTATCTTAAGAGGAG GTCCACCCTCCCCTACTAAAGCTGCCAAAGGA aaggacaggcaggacagttCCGGGAGTTTGGAAGCTGTCAGCGATACCATTCCGCAGCCGATGCCCTTCCCGCCCTCTGCTGTGCGACCAGGCTCTCCTAAACTGGACCCGTCTGAAGTCTACCTGAAGTCTAAGACAATTTATGAGGACAAAC ctCCAAACACAAGAGATTTAGATGTTTTCCTGAGAAAACAAGAGTCAGGCTTTGGTTTCCGGGTGCTTGGTGGGGACGGACCAGATCAGCCT ATTTATATTGGAGCCATAATCCCATTGGGAGCAGCGGAAAAGGACGGGAGGCTGCGTGCAGCGGATGAGCTGATGTGCATTGATGGAGTCCCTGTGAAAGGGAAGTCACACAAGCAAGTTCTGGATTTAATGACCAGTGCTGCACGAAACGGGCAGGTGCTGCTCACTGTCCGGAGGAAGATCATCTTCAGTG gggaaaagcaggcagaggaggaggagccgCAGCCTGTCCTGACACAGAACGGCTCTCCTCGGCTGAACCGTGTCGACTTTGCCAACCAGCCATGCCCGGAGGTCTACGACGTCCGTCTGCAGCGGAAGGAGAACGAAGGATTTGGCTTTGTCATCCTCACTTCCAAGACCAAACCTCCTCCTGGGG TGATTCCTCACAAGATCGGGCGGGTTATCGAGGGAAGCCCGGCTGACCAGTGTGGGAAGCTGAAGGTGGGTGATAGAATCTCAGCGGTAAACAGCCAGTCCATTGTGGAGCTCTCCCATGACAGCATTGTGCAACTCATCAAAGATGCAGGCAACGTGGTGACCCTCACAGTGGTGGCTGAGGAAG AGCAACGTGGTCCTCCATCAGGAACAAACTCAgccaggcagagcccagccccacagcaccgACCACTGGGATTGGCACCGATCAACCCTGACAG GGGAGCTACAGAAGGTGAAGCTGGAAAAGAAGTTTCTAATAGTTACCGGCTGTCCTGGCCTGAGCACAAGCACATGGCACAGTTGGATGCTGCTTCAGGTGTTGGCAGCCGTCATTCCCAG AATGCTGGCTGTTTCCCAGTGGAGTTGGAAAGGGGCCCTCGAGGGTTTGGATTCAGCCTCCGAGGAGGAAAGGAATACAACATGGGCTTATTCATCCTCCGTCTGGCTGAGGATGGGCCGGCAGTCAAGGATGGAAGAGTCCAC GTTGGTGACCAAATTGTGGAAATTAATGGAGAGCCTACCCAAGGAATCACTCACACACGAGCCATTGAGCTGATTCAGGCTGGAGGAAATAAAGTTTTGCTGCTGCTGAGACCAGGGACTGGACTGATACCAGATCACA GTGATTGGGATAGCTACAATCCTGCTTCATCAAATGTAATATATGAAGAACAGTCACCATTATTATCTTCATCTTCCCATTCTGCTTTCCCATCTGAAATGTGTTATTTAGCAGTACCAGGAGAAGCTTCAACCGGAGTTCAGCTGTCTGAGGAACTGGAACAAGCAGAACTCACTGTGCCTGACAAGATAAGCACTTTAACTGAAAACCTGTGTGAGAGGAAGCCTCAGTCTTCTCCCCAGAGAACAAAGAACAGATGGGAATGTCCCTCGAGTCCTGGGTTTGGAATCATTCAACGTAGTTCAGAAGCAAGGACCAGAAGGGGCAGATCTGCCAGTCCAGCAAAGTCAGGGGTTGCTGAAGGATACCCTCACATGGGATTCCACAGCCCTGGGAAAGGGGATCCTGAGAAAAACAATCTCTCATGTAAATCTGACAGTTCCAGGAGTGAGAGTAAAACCACAGGAAAAGGGATGAAGAATAGTGACAAAAAGGAGTCTTCCCATGGAAATCGAGGAAGGTCAGCAAGTCCCCAAAGGCATCATGGCAAGCCAGGAAGCACAGAAACAGTGGGAAGGATCCAAACATCCTGTTCTGTTGAGCAGTTGAAAGGTGGGAATGGTAAACCAGAAGTCACCAGGAAAGAAATGAAGCAGAAGACCCCAGGAAAGACAGAAGGGTGTTCTGCAGACCAACATTATCCATTGTTTGGTGGGAATAACCTTCCCTTTAGGGACTCCAGGAGAAATGCCTCTGAGGATGATTTATTAACCAAGTCCAGCTCTGGAGACACAAGTTCCAGCAGATTCAAAACCTCTAGCCTTTCCAATATCCCACTGCTTTCCATGGAGAAACAAAGGAGAGTGGAAACACAGGAAGCTCTTATGCTGAACAGACACCATGGAGAGAGACACATGGAGCTGCCCAATGAAACCAAAGATGGAACTTCCCAACCCAAGAAGAATTCTCCAGTAAGGAAAATAGTGATAACTCCCGGGCCGTGGAGGGTCCCCAGTGGCAGTAAGGGCACCCCAGCAGCAGGGGTGCCTGGAAAACGGGTGTGA